In Kineococcus sp. NBC_00420, a single genomic region encodes these proteins:
- a CDS encoding PspC domain-containing protein — MNAIHTGFARQGLSRPQDRRLLGGVCAGLAERFGLDPWVMRAVFIATLVVIPGSQVLIYPVLWVLMPSKGVATVPTGYPAG, encoded by the coding sequence GTGAACGCCATCCACACCGGCTTCGCCCGCCAGGGACTGTCCCGCCCCCAGGACCGCCGTCTCCTCGGCGGGGTCTGCGCCGGCCTCGCCGAGCGCTTCGGGCTGGACCCCTGGGTGATGCGCGCCGTCTTCATCGCGACCCTCGTCGTGATCCCCGGCAGCCAGGTGCTGATCTACCCGGTGCTGTGGGTGCTCATGCCGTCGAAGGGCGTGGCGACCGTCCCCACCGGCTACCCGGCCGGCTGA
- a CDS encoding SDR family oxidoreductase, with protein sequence MDLIAVTGATGAVGGRIARALSSAGVQQRLVVRDASRAPDLPGAGVRTASYGDAKALKHAFHGVHTLFFASAAEDEHRLDQHRSVVEAAAAAGVQRVVYTSFLNAAADCTFTFGRDHFATEEMLSAAKFGTTFLRDSFYSDILPEFVVDGALRGPGGAGRLGAVARADVAEVAVAALLDDAHAGRSYDLTGPQALTFSEIAATISRVQGREVTYVEETLEEAYDARAGFGAPDWMVEGWVSTYTAIAKGELDVVSGDVEAVTGHPARSLEDVLGGR encoded by the coding sequence ATGGACCTCATCGCAGTCACCGGCGCCACCGGAGCGGTCGGCGGCCGGATCGCCCGGGCGCTGTCCTCGGCCGGTGTCCAGCAGCGACTCGTCGTGCGTGACGCCTCCCGCGCCCCGGACCTGCCGGGGGCCGGGGTGCGGACCGCGAGCTACGGCGACGCGAAGGCGCTGAAGCACGCGTTCCACGGGGTCCACACGCTGTTCTTCGCCTCCGCGGCCGAGGACGAGCACCGCCTCGACCAGCACCGCTCGGTCGTGGAGGCCGCGGCCGCGGCGGGGGTGCAGCGGGTCGTCTACACGTCGTTCCTCAACGCCGCCGCGGACTGCACGTTCACCTTCGGTCGCGACCACTTCGCCACCGAGGAGATGCTGAGCGCGGCGAAGTTCGGGACGACGTTCCTGCGCGACTCCTTCTACTCCGACATCCTCCCGGAGTTCGTCGTCGACGGAGCGCTGCGCGGCCCGGGCGGAGCGGGCCGGCTGGGCGCGGTCGCCCGCGCCGACGTCGCCGAGGTCGCGGTCGCCGCCCTCCTCGACGACGCCCACGCCGGCCGCAGCTACGACCTGACGGGTCCGCAGGCGCTGACGTTCTCCGAGATCGCCGCGACGATCTCCCGCGTCCAGGGTCGGGAGGTCACCTACGTCGAGGAGACGCTGGAGGAGGCCTACGACGCGCGGGCGGGTTTCGGCGCGCCCGACTGGATGGTGGAGGGGTGGGTCAGCACCTACACGGCCATCGCGAAGGGTGAGCTCGACGTCGTCTCGGGCGACGTCGAGGCCGTCACCGGTCACCCCGCGCGCAGCCTCGAGGACGTCCTCGGCGGACGGTGA
- a CDS encoding tetratricopeptide repeat-containing diguanylate cyclase, which produces MLTERAQGDATAADDTSDLLARSEAARTRGDYRGGRLLAEQAVVIAAAAGDDATLALALRLVCNQALRLGDVEDAARAGNEAVLVAERLGDRGGQVDALNLLSFAYLNLALYDEALESIERSIERAVTLDDPELRSGTFNRAGTIRSAMGDFAAAAELFDRASEEIAGGGVSSETVFCLLTNTADLVVQEAHSGREVDTDRLHRGVDLSQRALVLADEVGNPYRQALSLLNSGTLSAYLGDAEVAETTLATAMTLTREHGYRGLEVGVLETLAMDAQRRRAFAEAVERFDDVVVLATEVHDASVLARAFHNTAQCHEELGQFREALAAYRRFHDLETTQRTQTAEVRARLLGQTVELSELRQEAASLGRQAHEDPLTGLDNRRSFDVALPELLAGACERDLVCVALLDVDHFKRVNDTFGHAVGDEVLRRLGVIMREEVRRRDVLARIGGEEFALVCLLSGPERVDHLADGMQSRLDRLRRKVSETCWDEVAPGLHVTVSIGAILTGVGGAQGADDLLRAADELLYAAKAAGRDRVLTRYLTVR; this is translated from the coding sequence GTGCTGACGGAGCGTGCCCAGGGCGACGCGACAGCGGCCGACGACACGTCGGACCTGCTGGCGCGGTCCGAGGCTGCCCGCACCCGGGGCGACTACCGCGGCGGGCGACTGCTGGCCGAGCAGGCGGTGGTGATCGCCGCCGCCGCGGGGGACGACGCCACTCTCGCCCTGGCCCTGCGGCTCGTCTGCAACCAGGCCCTGCGCCTGGGCGACGTCGAGGACGCCGCCCGCGCCGGCAACGAGGCCGTGCTGGTCGCCGAACGGCTCGGGGACCGGGGCGGGCAGGTGGACGCCCTCAACCTGCTGTCCTTCGCCTACCTGAACCTCGCCCTCTACGACGAGGCGCTGGAGTCGATCGAGCGCAGCATCGAACGCGCCGTCACCCTCGACGACCCGGAACTGCGGTCGGGCACGTTCAACCGCGCCGGGACGATCCGGTCCGCGATGGGCGACTTCGCCGCGGCCGCGGAACTCTTCGACCGGGCCTCGGAGGAGATCGCCGGTGGCGGGGTGTCGAGCGAGACGGTGTTCTGCCTCCTGACGAACACGGCCGACCTCGTGGTGCAGGAGGCGCACTCCGGACGCGAGGTCGACACCGACCGGCTGCACCGCGGGGTCGACCTCTCCCAGCGCGCGCTCGTCCTCGCCGACGAGGTCGGAAACCCCTACCGGCAGGCGTTGTCGCTGCTGAACTCCGGAACCCTCTCGGCGTACCTGGGCGACGCCGAGGTCGCCGAGACGACCCTCGCCACCGCCATGACCCTCACCCGTGAGCACGGGTACCGCGGCCTGGAGGTGGGCGTGCTGGAGACCCTGGCGATGGACGCGCAACGCCGCCGCGCGTTCGCCGAGGCGGTCGAACGGTTCGACGACGTCGTCGTCCTGGCCACGGAGGTCCACGACGCGAGCGTGCTCGCCCGGGCGTTCCACAACACCGCCCAGTGCCACGAGGAACTCGGACAGTTCCGCGAGGCCCTGGCCGCCTACCGCCGCTTCCACGACCTCGAGACGACGCAACGGACCCAGACGGCGGAGGTGCGGGCCCGTCTCCTCGGGCAGACGGTGGAACTCAGCGAGCTGCGCCAGGAGGCGGCGTCGCTGGGTCGTCAGGCCCACGAGGACCCGCTGACCGGTCTGGACAACCGCCGGTCCTTCGACGTCGCCCTGCCGGAACTCCTGGCGGGTGCCTGCGAGCGCGACCTCGTCTGCGTCGCCCTGCTCGACGTCGACCACTTCAAACGGGTCAACGACACGTTCGGTCACGCCGTGGGTGACGAGGTCCTGCGCCGGCTGGGGGTGATCATGCGCGAGGAGGTCCGTCGTCGTGACGTGCTCGCCCGCATCGGGGGCGAGGAGTTCGCCCTGGTCTGCCTGCTGTCCGGCCCCGAACGCGTCGACCACCTCGCCGACGGGATGCAGTCGCGGCTGGACCGGTTGCGCCGCAAGGTCTCCGAGACCTGCTGGGACGAAGTGGCGCCGGGGTTGCACGTCACCGTCTCGATCGGGGCGATCCTCACCGGAGTCGGAGGCGCGCAGGGCGCGGACGACCTGCTGCGCGCGGCCGACGAGTTGCTGTACGCGGCGAAGGCCGCCGGACGCGACCGCGTGCTGACGCGGTACCTCACCGTCCGCTGA
- a CDS encoding carbohydrate kinase family protein, which produces MPQVVSFGAHIADALGWPFTAVPPGQQLAPLEQIRFTVAGTAAAPAVNLAKLGVDVASVGRVGADTIGDFVRTTMTGYGVNVDHLLTDPDRQTSASLLPIRADGSRPALHVIGANAGLREEDVPWDVVAQAEVFHLGGLFVLPGIDGEPAGRILQRAKELGLTTTVDFLMSPRPDAVELLEPVLPHVDYLMPNIEEAGWLVGTEDRAEIITWLHGKGVGCTVLTLGGDGVSVARNGEAETVVPAFDVDVVDTTGCGDAFTSGFISGLLEGLDLIAAADRGLACGSLVATGLGSDAGIVDLAQVEEFRRAGRA; this is translated from the coding sequence ATGCCGCAGGTCGTCTCCTTCGGAGCGCACATCGCCGACGCGCTGGGGTGGCCGTTCACGGCCGTCCCGCCGGGACAGCAGCTCGCCCCGCTGGAGCAGATCCGGTTCACCGTCGCCGGGACCGCGGCCGCACCGGCGGTGAACCTCGCGAAGCTCGGCGTCGACGTGGCCAGCGTCGGCCGGGTCGGTGCGGACACCATCGGTGACTTCGTCCGCACCACCATGACCGGCTACGGCGTGAACGTCGACCACCTGCTCACCGACCCCGACCGGCAGACCTCGGCGAGCCTGCTGCCGATCCGCGCCGACGGTTCCCGGCCGGCGCTGCACGTCATCGGCGCGAACGCGGGGCTGCGGGAGGAGGACGTCCCCTGGGACGTCGTCGCGCAGGCGGAGGTCTTCCACCTCGGCGGGTTGTTCGTCCTGCCGGGCATCGACGGCGAACCCGCCGGGCGGATCCTTCAGCGCGCGAAGGAACTGGGGTTGACCACCACCGTGGACTTCCTCATGAGCCCGCGCCCCGACGCCGTCGAACTCCTCGAACCCGTCCTGCCCCACGTCGACTACCTCATGCCGAACATCGAGGAGGCGGGGTGGCTCGTCGGCACCGAGGACCGCGCCGAGATCATCACCTGGTTGCACGGCAAGGGGGTCGGCTGCACGGTCCTCACCCTCGGCGGCGACGGCGTCAGCGTCGCCCGCAACGGTGAGGCGGAGACCGTCGTCCCCGCGTTCGACGTCGACGTCGTGGACACGACCGGCTGCGGGGACGCGTTCACATCGGGTTTCATCTCCGGGTTGCTGGAGGGGCTCGACCTGATCGCCGCCGCCGACCGCGGCCTGGCCTGCGGCAGCCTCGTCGCCACCGGGCTCGGCTCCGACGCCGGGATCGTCGACCTCGCCCAGGTCGAGGAGTTCCGCCGGGCGGGGCGGGCCTGA
- a CDS encoding TetR/AcrR family transcriptional regulator has product MSQQSFVRARTDDQRAARRAAILATAGEYLDEVRVADLGLNELARRVGLAKSNLLRYFESREAVLLELLDRAHAEWLDALEQRLDGDQDPEVLALAIAETAAARPRFCELVSASTAILEHNVSAEVAATHKRASLHLARRLARLVGPDDGPRAMAVTGVVLVTIAGLWSMCRPSEGMLQAYRENPELAVFRIDFTTGVRELVATFLAGLSVREPRL; this is encoded by the coding sequence ATGTCCCAGCAGTCCTTCGTCCGTGCGCGCACCGACGACCAGCGCGCCGCGCGCCGCGCAGCGATCCTCGCGACCGCGGGGGAGTACCTCGACGAGGTGCGGGTCGCCGACCTCGGCCTCAACGAACTCGCCCGCCGCGTCGGCCTGGCCAAGTCGAACCTGCTGCGCTACTTCGAGTCCCGCGAGGCCGTGCTGCTGGAACTCCTCGACCGCGCCCACGCGGAGTGGCTGGACGCCCTCGAGCAGCGCCTCGACGGCGACCAGGACCCCGAGGTCCTGGCCCTCGCCATCGCCGAGACCGCCGCCGCCCGGCCCCGGTTCTGCGAACTCGTCTCCGCCTCGACCGCGATCCTCGAGCACAACGTCTCCGCCGAGGTCGCCGCCACCCACAAGCGGGCGTCGCTGCACCTCGCGCGCCGCCTCGCCCGGCTCGTCGGGCCGGACGACGGCCCCCGCGCCATGGCCGTCACCGGTGTCGTCCTGGTGACCATCGCCGGGCTGTGGTCGATGTGCCGCCCGTCGGAGGGGATGCTGCAGGCCTACCGGGAGAACCCCGAACTCGCCGTCTTCCGCATCGACTTCACCACCGGCGTCCGCGAACTCGTCGCGACCTTCCTCGCCGGACTCTCCGTGCGGGAACCGCGGCTCTGA
- a CDS encoding ABC-ATPase domain-containing protein, protein MDLHETLERLDGGPYARYRSLTGRPWPLAPGMTATLTHTQADPFAPPSRWEVRLVDTPFAALDLRPAVRRRALAGFLARSAAAPRSAFRVDAGGQEVLQRSSFEVSVDGSALLRLGYHLPGPRRRIDGRTAAADLARELPDLLADHVLGVDLAAARAFVDAVEDADHLRRALPGRGLVAFVADGAVLPRASGVDDRPARGAVPFASPESLRVSVDLPHRGATTGMGIPTGVTVIVGGGFHGKSTLLRALEGGVHDHVPGDGRDLVVTTGDAVAIRAEDGRSVTRVDVGAFVTGLPGGLDPRDFSTADASGSTSQAAATLEALEAGSRLLLIDEDTAASNLMVRDARMQELVAKTSEPLNPFVDLVRSLGEDHGVSTVLVVGASGDYLDVADRVLLMDSYRCTDITARAREVAARPTGRVVEAGRFPPVRARVPEPGSVDATAKGRRRISAVATDTLRFGEYDVDVRAVRQFTDAGQVTGAGLALDHAVAAGHLDGRRTLAQVLDLLDADLAGPVADWVDGSPSDVAVPRRHEVAAALNRLRVLRVRHLR, encoded by the coding sequence GTGGATCTGCACGAGACCCTGGAGCGACTCGACGGGGGCCCGTACGCCCGGTACCGCTCGCTGACCGGTCGGCCCTGGCCGCTGGCCCCGGGGATGACGGCGACGCTGACGCACACCCAGGCCGACCCGTTCGCACCGCCGTCGCGGTGGGAGGTGCGTCTCGTCGACACCCCGTTCGCGGCGCTCGACCTGCGCCCCGCGGTGCGGCGGCGGGCCCTCGCGGGGTTCCTCGCCCGCTCGGCCGCCGCCCCGCGATCCGCCTTCCGAGTCGACGCCGGCGGTCAGGAGGTGCTGCAGCGCAGCAGCTTCGAGGTCTCCGTCGACGGGAGTGCGCTGCTGCGCCTCGGTTACCACCTGCCGGGTCCACGACGTCGGATCGACGGCCGCACGGCCGCGGCCGACCTCGCCCGGGAACTCCCCGACCTGCTCGCGGACCACGTCCTCGGCGTCGACCTCGCTGCCGCCCGCGCGTTCGTGGACGCGGTCGAGGACGCCGACCACCTGCGTCGCGCCCTCCCCGGACGGGGGCTCGTCGCCTTCGTCGCCGACGGAGCGGTGCTGCCGCGGGCCAGCGGGGTCGACGACCGACCCGCCCGTGGGGCCGTTCCCTTCGCCTCCCCGGAGTCGCTGCGGGTGAGCGTCGACCTGCCGCACCGGGGGGCGACCACCGGCATGGGGATCCCCACGGGCGTGACCGTGATCGTCGGCGGCGGCTTCCACGGCAAGTCGACGCTGCTGCGCGCCCTGGAGGGCGGTGTCCACGACCACGTCCCGGGCGACGGTCGCGACCTGGTCGTCACCACCGGCGACGCCGTCGCGATCCGGGCGGAGGACGGCCGCAGCGTGACCCGCGTCGACGTCGGCGCCTTCGTCACGGGTCTCCCGGGTGGGCTGGACCCCCGTGACTTCTCCACCGCCGACGCCTCGGGGTCGACGTCGCAGGCCGCGGCGACGCTGGAGGCGCTCGAGGCCGGGTCGCGGTTGCTGCTGATCGACGAGGACACCGCGGCGAGCAACCTCATGGTCCGCGACGCCCGGATGCAGGAACTCGTCGCCAAGACCTCCGAACCGCTGAACCCCTTCGTCGACCTCGTCCGCTCGCTCGGCGAGGACCACGGCGTCTCCACCGTCCTCGTCGTCGGCGCCTCGGGGGACTACCTCGACGTCGCCGACCGGGTCCTGCTGATGGACTCCTACCGCTGTACCGACATCACCGCCCGGGCCCGCGAGGTCGCCGCCCGCCCGACCGGCCGGGTCGTCGAGGCGGGCCGGTTCCCGCCCGTCCGCGCCCGCGTCCCGGAACCGGGCAGCGTCGACGCGACCGCGAAGGGGAGGCGGCGGATCTCGGCCGTCGCCACCGACACCCTCCGCTTCGGCGAGTACGACGTGGACGTCCGCGCCGTCCGCCAGTTCACCGACGCCGGCCAGGTCACCGGGGCGGGGTTGGCCCTCGACCACGCCGTCGCGGCCGGTCACCTCGACGGCCGGCGCACGCTGGCGCAGGTCCTCGACCTCCTCGACGCCGACCTCGCCGGTCCGGTCGCGGACTGGGTCGACGGTTCGCCCTCCGACGTCGCCGTTCCCCGCCGGCACGAGGTGGCCGCCGCCCTCAACCGGCTCCGCGTCCTCCGGGTCCGCCACCTGCGCTGA
- a CDS encoding class II aldolase/adducin family protein translates to MLERERGEVVEFARRMVSDGLVVGTSGNVSVRAGEFVAVTPSGTDYGTMTSSDVVVVDLAGEVVAGSLRPTSELPLHLVAYREHGAGAVVHTHSPAATALSLLRDELPPVHYQIAMFGGSVLVAPYATFGTEELRDNASRSLEGRSAVILKHHGTLTTGGDLRGAYDRARQLEWLCDVYLRAAAVAEPAALPADEIERVVARFADYGQPPTARG, encoded by the coding sequence GTGCTGGAGCGTGAACGGGGAGAGGTCGTGGAGTTCGCCCGGCGGATGGTCTCCGACGGTCTCGTGGTGGGCACGTCGGGGAACGTGTCGGTGCGGGCGGGGGAGTTCGTCGCCGTCACCCCGAGCGGAACGGACTACGGGACGATGACGTCGTCCGACGTCGTGGTGGTGGACCTCGCCGGGGAGGTCGTGGCGGGTTCGCTCAGACCCACCTCGGAACTCCCGCTGCACCTCGTGGCCTACCGCGAGCACGGGGCCGGAGCGGTCGTGCACACCCACTCCCCGGCCGCGACGGCGCTGTCGTTGCTGCGCGACGAACTCCCGCCCGTGCACTACCAGATCGCGATGTTCGGCGGTTCCGTCCTCGTCGCCCCGTACGCCACGTTCGGTACGGAAGAATTGCGCGACAACGCCTCCCGGTCCCTGGAGGGTCGGAGCGCGGTGATCCTGAAGCACCACGGGACCCTCACGACGGGCGGGGACCTGCGGGGTGCCTACGACCGGGCGCGGCAGCTGGAGTGGTTGTGCGACGTCTACCTGCGCGCGGCCGCCGTCGCGGAACCCGCGGCACTCCCGGCCGACGAGATCGAACGCGTCGTGGCGAGGTTCGCCGACTACGGCCAGCCCCCGACGGCCCGGGGGTAG
- a CDS encoding PPOX class F420-dependent oxidoreductase: protein MTDPQNDLLDLLASTRNSVLVTLKRDGRPQLSNVSHHVDRATGLIRISVTAGRAKSKNLERDPRASLHVTSPDFWSWVVVEGDVTLSAVAEREDDEAVEELVDLYRALAGEHPDWDDYRRAMVADRRRVVRLPVGHVYGQPPQ from the coding sequence ATGACGGACCCGCAGAACGACCTGCTCGACCTCCTCGCCTCCACCCGCAACAGCGTCCTCGTGACGCTGAAGCGCGACGGGCGACCGCAGCTGTCCAACGTCAGCCACCACGTCGACCGCGCCACCGGACTGATCCGCATCTCCGTCACCGCCGGCCGCGCCAAGTCCAAGAACCTCGAACGCGACCCGCGCGCCAGCCTGCACGTCACCTCCCCCGACTTCTGGAGCTGGGTCGTCGTCGAGGGCGACGTCACCCTCTCCGCCGTCGCCGAGCGCGAGGACGACGAGGCCGTCGAGGAGCTCGTCGACCTCTACCGGGCGCTCGCGGGCGAGCACCCGGACTGGGACGACTACCGCCGCGCGATGGTCGCCGACCGGCGACGTGTCGTCCGGCTGCCCGTCGGGCACGTCTACGGGCAGCCGCCGCAGTAG
- a CDS encoding CG0192-related protein, producing the protein MAVIHQAQLTPTKLEALSDWLPRQPWSGVAAGAELLQVGRFRFDDPAGEVGVETMLVRVGEGPVLQAPLTYRAAPLEGAEEFLVTTMDHSVLGPRWVYDAVGDPVYADVLHRAIVTGGTEADIQVAVDGRFEPGPEFATARGSGSASDAPTITSVQVATVGTVTTITTAPGDLVVQRVLGGDVPAGETLTASWGDDHSAVLVTTPS; encoded by the coding sequence ATGGCCGTCATCCACCAGGCGCAGCTCACCCCCACCAAGCTCGAGGCGTTGTCCGACTGGCTGCCGCGGCAGCCGTGGAGCGGGGTCGCGGCCGGCGCGGAACTGCTGCAGGTCGGCCGCTTCCGCTTCGACGACCCCGCCGGTGAGGTCGGGGTCGAGACGATGCTGGTGCGGGTCGGGGAGGGCCCGGTGCTGCAGGCGCCGCTGACCTACCGCGCGGCTCCGCTCGAGGGGGCCGAGGAGTTCCTGGTCACGACGATGGACCACTCCGTCCTCGGACCGCGCTGGGTCTACGACGCCGTCGGCGATCCCGTCTACGCCGACGTCCTGCACCGCGCGATCGTCACCGGGGGCACCGAGGCGGACATCCAGGTCGCCGTCGACGGGCGGTTCGAACCCGGCCCCGAGTTCGCCACCGCCCGGGGCAGCGGATCGGCGTCGGACGCCCCGACGATCACGTCGGTCCAGGTCGCGACGGTCGGCACGGTCACGACGATCACGACCGCCCCAGGTGACCTCGTCGTGCAGCGCGTGCTCGGCGGCGACGTGCCCGCCGGTGAGACCCTCACCGCCTCCTGGGGCGACGACCACTCCGCCGTCCTCGTCACCACCCCCTCCTGA
- a CDS encoding SDR family oxidoreductase encodes MYAVPDQSGRRIVVTGANSGTGKEAAKRLAGAGASVVLAVRTLAKGEAAAREIAEAVPGADLTVRRLDLADLTSVREFADGIHADGRLDTLVNNAGVMIPPQRILTADGFELQFGTNFLGPFALTVHLLPLLLEGPAPRVATMSSAAAGFGRLHVRDLNWAARYRPALAYAQSKLADTLLGLRLAELSRENGWGLLSTIAHPGYTRTNLQTAGRNLGRTVDLPPVRHTVIPSQEPWQGAEPLLFAAADPAAEQGGFYGPSRLGLVGPSKQVAIPRSARGQDLPRVAWAIGESLTGVRVGPGATVPV; translated from the coding sequence GTGTACGCAGTCCCCGACCAGTCCGGGCGCCGCATCGTCGTCACCGGCGCCAACAGCGGCACCGGCAAGGAGGCCGCGAAGCGCCTCGCCGGCGCGGGGGCCTCCGTCGTCCTCGCCGTCCGCACCCTCGCCAAGGGCGAGGCCGCCGCCCGGGAGATCGCCGAGGCGGTGCCCGGCGCGGACCTCACCGTCCGACGCCTGGACCTGGCCGACCTCACGAGCGTCCGCGAGTTCGCCGACGGGATCCACGCCGACGGCCGCCTCGACACCCTCGTCAACAACGCCGGCGTGATGATCCCGCCGCAGCGCATCCTCACCGCCGACGGTTTCGAGCTGCAGTTCGGGACGAACTTCCTCGGGCCGTTCGCCCTGACCGTGCACCTGCTGCCACTGCTGCTGGAAGGCCCCGCGCCGCGGGTCGCGACCATGTCGAGCGCGGCCGCCGGTTTCGGGCGGCTGCACGTCCGCGACCTCAACTGGGCCGCGCGCTACCGCCCGGCACTGGCCTACGCGCAGTCGAAGCTCGCGGACACGCTCCTGGGTCTGCGACTGGCCGAACTGTCGAGGGAGAACGGCTGGGGTCTGCTCAGCACGATCGCCCACCCCGGCTACACCCGCACGAACCTGCAGACCGCCGGCCGCAACCTCGGACGCACCGTGGACCTCCCGCCCGTGCGGCACACCGTGATCCCCTCGCAGGAACCGTGGCAGGGCGCCGAACCGCTGCTGTTCGCCGCCGCGGACCCGGCGGCCGAGCAGGGTGGCTTCTACGGGCCCTCCCGCCTCGGGCTGGTGGGCCCGAGCAAGCAGGTGGCGATCCCGCGCAGCGCCAGGGGGCAGGACCTGCCGAGGGTCGCGTGGGCGATCGGGGAGTCCCTCACCGGAGTCCGGGTGGGGCCGGGCGCAACGGTCCCCGTGTGA